The following coding sequences are from one Leptolyngbya sp. NIES-3755 window:
- a CDS encoding hypothetical protein (similar to AA sequence:cyanobase_aa:LBDG_26360) translates to MSAQSPYEKLGVSEGATFEEIQTARTRLIEELAGDQRKISEVEAAYDSVLMERLRLRQEGKIKVPDRIRFPEKLVQATPAETPAPAAKSNQWLKNLIDQPSGQDIAYPAVGLAGLGALVYFSPTDQVLQIGMALAVGTTLYFLYRKERKLGRSILLSVAGLLLGFAIGGALYTFLLPSFPMLPSNEVLISLVTFLVLWLVSSFTK, encoded by the coding sequence ATGAGCGCACAAAGCCCGTATGAAAAGTTAGGCGTTTCCGAAGGTGCAACGTTTGAAGAGATTCAGACGGCGCGAACTCGGTTAATCGAAGAATTGGCAGGCGACCAGCGAAAAATCTCGGAAGTCGAGGCAGCGTATGATTCTGTCTTGATGGAGCGGTTGCGCTTACGGCAGGAAGGCAAAATTAAAGTGCCCGATCGTATTCGGTTCCCAGAGAAGTTGGTGCAAGCCACTCCAGCGGAAACTCCCGCCCCCGCAGCGAAATCAAATCAATGGCTGAAGAATTTGATCGATCAGCCGAGCGGTCAAGATATCGCCTATCCAGCGGTCGGACTGGCAGGACTGGGGGCATTAGTGTATTTCTCCCCGACTGATCAAGTGCTGCAAATTGGAATGGCGCTTGCAGTCGGAACAACGCTGTATTTTCTCTACCGTAAAGAACGGAAACTTGGGCGATCGATCCTACTCAGTGTGGCGGGCTTACTTTTGGGATTTGCGATCGGGGGTGCGCTCTATACTTTCTTGTTGCCTTCTTTCCCGATGCTGCCCTCGAATGAAGTTTTGATCAGTTTGGTGACTTTTCTGGTTTTATGGTTGGTCAGTAGCTTTACTAAATAA
- a CDS encoding hypothetical protein (hypothetical protein N9414_18383;~similar to AA sequence:cyanobase_aa:LBDG_57860) produces MAHPIWHDYLNLASFFASVFGLYLLINKKQAETEDSEIADEVLFSMAFAYWIVHCLAIGAQKWISPDWTTFMLSLKWTAVISYLLTFSCALSLPLHRIASAQQQAE; encoded by the coding sequence ATGGCTCATCCTATTTGGCACGATTATCTGAACCTTGCTTCGTTTTTTGCCAGCGTCTTCGGACTCTACCTTCTGATCAATAAGAAACAAGCAGAAACTGAAGATTCTGAGATTGCTGATGAAGTTTTGTTTTCGATGGCGTTTGCCTACTGGATTGTACATTGCCTCGCGATCGGTGCACAGAAGTGGATTTCGCCTGACTGGACTACTTTTATGCTGAGCCTCAAATGGACGGCAGTAATTTCGTATCTCTTGACCTTCTCCTGTGCGTTGAGTCTTCCGCTCCACAGAATTGCTTCCGCTCAACAGCAAGCAGAATAG
- a CDS encoding hypothetical protein (similar to AA sequence:cyanobase_aa:Npun_R3956), whose product MQVIQAVRCPNCGSPAERFHLQPDQLTRTQCGECDYLMITCSKTGKVIEAYAPGIYARR is encoded by the coding sequence ATGCAAGTGATTCAAGCCGTTCGCTGTCCAAACTGTGGCAGTCCTGCCGAACGATTTCATCTCCAACCGGATCAATTAACCCGGACGCAATGCGGAGAGTGTGACTATCTCATGATCACCTGCTCGAAAACAGGCAAAGTGATCGAGGCTTATGCCCCCGGAATTTACGCCCGTCGATAA
- a CDS encoding hypothetical protein (hypothetical protein MC7420_6484;~similar to AA sequence:cyanobase_aa:LBDG_57890), whose amino-acid sequence MRRKNRQKPGVGRVFKNISLMLTGSGLLLGAVLVVGFLRSGDRFFDQLRGLIDSKPPEPKVETRSVVIQQIRQASELTTAVFTMEAVVPTQQDSAIAGVVIGTTKLLYIARGEVRAGVDLSALTPENVQVTDGTVRLRLPAPKILDKKIDVARSSVYDYNRGPLGLGPDVAPNLQKLAQEEALRKIQLAACSDGILEKANDRAKLAVSSLIRISGVQEVIVEPQPATAQQCAAS is encoded by the coding sequence ATGCGAAGAAAAAACCGCCAGAAACCGGGAGTCGGTCGCGTGTTTAAGAATATTAGTTTGATGTTGACTGGAAGTGGACTGCTTTTGGGAGCAGTTTTAGTCGTTGGATTTCTACGATCGGGCGATCGATTCTTTGATCAGCTACGCGGTTTAATTGATTCCAAACCGCCAGAACCCAAAGTTGAAACGCGATCGGTTGTGATTCAGCAAATTCGTCAAGCGAGTGAACTCACAACCGCTGTATTTACGATGGAAGCGGTGGTTCCGACTCAACAGGATTCCGCGATCGCAGGTGTGGTAATCGGGACAACGAAGCTCTTATACATTGCCCGTGGAGAAGTTCGTGCAGGCGTGGATTTGAGCGCTCTGACTCCAGAAAATGTACAGGTGACAGATGGAACGGTTCGATTGCGCTTACCTGCTCCGAAGATTTTGGATAAAAAAATCGATGTTGCTCGATCGAGTGTGTATGACTACAATCGTGGTCCACTCGGATTAGGTCCTGATGTTGCTCCAAACTTGCAAAAATTGGCTCAAGAAGAAGCACTGAGAAAAATTCAGCTTGCAGCGTGTTCAGATGGAATTTTAGAGAAAGCCAACGATCGAGCAAAATTAGCGGTATCTTCTTTAATTCGCATTTCAGGGGTTCAAGAAGTGATTGTGGAACCTCAACCCGCGACCGCTCAACAATGCGCCGCTTCTTAG
- a CDS encoding PAS fold family protein (similar to AA sequence:cyanobase_aa:LBDG_57910), which produces MSNHTLPDKLVRIGSVEISLSQSEELFRAYVETANDMVYTVDLDGTLTYMNSYGQRLLECNRDEVIGRSYLEFVSPAHREKTMQAFENLMRTGELRDFEFVLMTSSGSEIYLEVNGKLLFRDDELIGGMGIGRDVTERKRIEKQLQIFSRAVESAYDSTVITDLDGKITYANSAAIRIFNWQVEMLIGTHAAVLYPERKQTELLIDQAIAGGWSGEVTCHRRNGDSFPALVSVSPILDEQGQPTAVSMITRDITQQKQTEAELAAKNDELERASQMKSDFLANMSHELRTPLTSILGFSSILQKQIFGVLNSKQQIYVHQIYQSGQHLLGLINDVLDLSKVEAGQLRLELAPIVVDEICEKTLSFVTEQARMRELTIHSSIEPGLEPLMADELRVRQMLLNLLSNAIKFSNEGSEIGLSVQRCEDMLHMTVWDQGIGIAEDKQHLLFRPFQQVDGSLSRKHEGTGLGLALTKKLAELHGGTVFMSSKEGEGSQFTICLPINLQHPATVGTIAIEPNRR; this is translated from the coding sequence ATGTCGAATCATACACTTCCTGATAAACTCGTCCGTATTGGCTCCGTGGAAATTAGTTTAAGTCAATCGGAAGAGCTGTTCCGAGCCTACGTTGAAACCGCCAATGATATGGTATACACCGTTGATTTGGATGGCACTCTAACCTACATGAATTCCTATGGTCAAAGACTGTTGGAATGCAACAGGGATGAAGTGATCGGTCGATCGTATTTAGAATTTGTCTCGCCTGCTCATCGCGAAAAAACGATGCAAGCGTTCGAGAATTTGATGCGAACCGGAGAACTGAGAGACTTTGAATTTGTTCTCATGACTTCGAGCGGCTCTGAGATTTATCTAGAAGTGAACGGGAAGCTTTTATTCCGCGATGATGAGCTAATTGGGGGAATGGGAATCGGTCGCGATGTCACTGAACGAAAGCGAATTGAGAAACAACTTCAGATTTTTTCTCGTGCGGTTGAATCGGCTTATGACAGTACCGTAATTACCGATCTAGACGGCAAAATTACGTATGCAAATTCCGCAGCAATCCGGATTTTCAATTGGCAAGTGGAGATGCTGATCGGAACTCATGCGGCTGTTTTGTATCCAGAACGGAAGCAAACTGAATTATTGATTGACCAAGCGATCGCCGGGGGTTGGAGTGGAGAAGTGACCTGTCATCGTCGCAATGGTGATTCTTTCCCTGCCTTAGTTTCAGTCAGTCCGATCTTGGATGAACAGGGACAGCCAACCGCAGTTTCGATGATTACCCGTGATATTACGCAACAAAAGCAAACTGAAGCGGAACTGGCTGCGAAGAATGACGAACTTGAAAGAGCATCGCAGATGAAGTCAGACTTCTTAGCAAATATGTCTCACGAGTTGCGAACTCCACTGACTTCGATCTTGGGCTTCTCATCGATCTTGCAAAAACAGATTTTCGGTGTTCTCAACTCAAAGCAGCAAATTTATGTTCATCAGATTTATCAAAGTGGGCAGCACTTGTTGGGTTTGATTAATGATGTCCTTGACTTATCAAAGGTAGAGGCGGGACAGTTGCGATTGGAACTTGCCCCGATCGTGGTTGATGAAATTTGCGAAAAAACGCTTTCCTTTGTGACCGAACAGGCGCGGATGCGGGAATTGACGATCCATTCTTCGATCGAGCCTGGTTTAGAACCTTTGATGGCGGACGAGTTGCGAGTTCGTCAAATGTTACTGAATTTGCTCTCGAATGCAATTAAATTCTCGAACGAAGGCAGCGAAATTGGACTATCCGTACAACGTTGCGAAGACATGTTGCACATGACCGTTTGGGATCAAGGAATTGGGATTGCCGAAGACAAGCAACATCTTTTATTCCGTCCGTTCCAGCAGGTGGATGGATCGCTCTCCCGCAAGCATGAAGGCACAGGACTCGGACTTGCACTGACGAAAAAACTCGCTGAACTTCACGGCGGAACGGTTTTCATGTCCTCGAAGGAAGGAGAAGGCAGTCAATTTACGATTTGCTTGCCGATTAATTTGCAACATCCTGCGACTGTCGGAACGATCGCGATCGAGCCAAATCGAAGATGA
- a CDS encoding hypothetical protein (similar to AA sequence:cyanobase_aa:NIES39_C05100), giving the protein MNVLVDTNVWLRLAQPTSPLHPNALRAINTLHRQPNSTLCVVPQILIEFWVVATRPLQVNGLGLTASEAVIETRKIKRLATFYENTSECFVRWEELVDRYQVLGKTAHDAHLVASMVVHQITDLLTLNPADFQRYSEIRVIDSRGF; this is encoded by the coding sequence ATGAATGTTCTGGTAGACACAAATGTTTGGTTACGTCTTGCTCAGCCTACTTCCCCACTTCACCCAAATGCACTTCGAGCCATCAACACACTTCACCGACAACCTAATTCAACGCTTTGTGTTGTGCCGCAAATTCTGATTGAGTTTTGGGTTGTTGCAACTCGTCCGCTTCAAGTCAATGGATTGGGTTTAACGGCTTCTGAGGCGGTAATAGAGACTAGGAAAATTAAGAGACTGGCTACTTTTTACGAAAATACGTCTGAGTGTTTTGTGCGATGGGAAGAACTCGTCGATCGATATCAAGTTCTCGGCAAAACCGCTCATGATGCTCATTTAGTCGCAAGCATGGTCGTTCACCAAATCACTGATTTACTTACACTGAATCCAGCAGATTTTCAGCGCTATTCAGAGATTCGAGTGATTGACTCACGCGGTTTCTAG
- a CDS encoding histone deacetylase/AcuC/AphA family protein (similar to AA sequence:cyanobase_aa:LBDG_57850) has translation MNLPLIYHPNYVVPMPPDHRFPMEKFKKLYELLLNDRIADLSHFHIPDRPPQDWVELVHTSDYVNAYCSGKLDPKAQRRIGLPWSPELVNRTCTAVGGTILTAQLALKSGLACNTAGGTHHAFPSYGSGFCIFNDLAIASRVLQKLGLVKKILIVDLDVHQGDGTALIFQSDPSVFTFSMHCEINFPGTKQESDLDVPLHEGMEDDEYLQTLAQYLPDLLTEVKPDLVLYDAGVDPHLGDRLGKLALTDSGLYRREMQVLTTCVSQGYPVACVIGGGYAEDMKALVYRHSIVHRAATEVFQHYRL, from the coding sequence ATGAATTTGCCCCTAATTTACCACCCTAACTACGTTGTACCGATGCCACCGGATCATCGCTTTCCGATGGAGAAATTTAAGAAACTTTACGAGCTATTGTTGAACGATCGCATCGCGGATTTGTCTCACTTTCATATTCCCGATCGACCTCCCCAAGATTGGGTCGAACTCGTTCACACATCCGATTATGTCAATGCGTATTGTTCTGGAAAGCTCGATCCAAAAGCCCAACGCCGCATCGGTTTACCTTGGAGTCCTGAGCTTGTGAATCGAACTTGTACTGCTGTTGGAGGCACGATTTTAACTGCTCAGCTTGCTTTGAAATCCGGTTTAGCTTGTAACACCGCTGGTGGAACTCATCATGCGTTTCCGAGTTACGGATCGGGGTTTTGCATCTTTAACGATTTAGCGATCGCATCTCGCGTTCTTCAAAAATTAGGATTAGTCAAAAAAATTCTGATTGTCGATCTCGATGTTCATCAAGGTGACGGTACTGCACTCATTTTCCAATCTGATCCAAGTGTGTTCACATTCTCAATGCACTGTGAAATTAATTTTCCTGGAACGAAACAAGAAAGCGATTTAGATGTGCCATTACATGAAGGCATGGAAGACGACGAATACTTGCAAACTTTGGCTCAATACCTTCCCGATTTATTGACTGAAGTAAAGCCAGATTTAGTTCTATATGATGCGGGAGTTGATCCGCATTTAGGCGATCGATTAGGCAAACTCGCGCTCACTGATTCAGGACTATATCGACGGGAAATGCAAGTATTAACAACCTGTGTTTCTCAAGGGTATCCGGTTGCCTGTGTGATTGGTGGCGGATATGCAGAGGATATGAAAGCGCTCGTCTATCGACATTCGATCGTACATCGGGCGGCTACTGAAGTCTTTCAACATTACAGACTCTAG
- a CDS encoding hypothetical protein (hypothetical protein MC7420_1739;~similar to AA sequence:cyanobase_aa:LBDG_26340) has product MKKLDRRLVFGLIALAVIIALTLFIAPRSNRITSGSTFSRSPDGYGAWYAYMQRQGTPVERWRKPITDEIPGTGNTMIQVDPSGTGTGYVELAWIERGNTWIILGKPYLPATEAGFSTQHKSDRGLVKIETSRRLKSDKGLKRLLGDRFGSIVWEERKGKGRIIYAATPFLAANAYQDEPGNFPFLAQLATGKKIWIDEYLHGYRDETVKEESTQTWADYLIRTPLAVVLLQSIVLLIILIWAKNRRFGQPKPLLTPKVNDSEAYTQALAGVLYKAGRSEFVVDAIGREEQLQIQRSLGIGGALLDRESLINAWVQQTGRPAAELAQLFPEKQRLSEQELIKWLAQVREIKQHLPT; this is encoded by the coding sequence ATGAAGAAACTCGATCGACGTTTGGTATTCGGACTGATTGCACTCGCTGTGATCATCGCCTTAACGCTATTTATCGCGCCCAGAAGCAATCGAATTACCAGCGGCTCTACGTTCAGTCGTTCTCCAGATGGTTATGGAGCTTGGTATGCCTATATGCAGCGACAAGGAACTCCGGTTGAACGTTGGCGCAAACCAATCACCGACGAAATTCCTGGCACGGGTAATACCATGATTCAGGTTGATCCATCTGGTACTGGAACGGGATACGTCGAACTCGCATGGATCGAGCGCGGCAATACCTGGATTATTTTGGGCAAACCCTATCTACCTGCAACTGAAGCCGGATTTTCTACACAGCATAAGAGCGATCGAGGTTTAGTCAAAATCGAAACTTCCAGACGGCTCAAAAGTGACAAGGGACTTAAACGATTATTAGGCGATCGCTTTGGGTCGATCGTGTGGGAAGAGCGCAAAGGTAAAGGTCGAATCATTTACGCCGCGACACCCTTTCTCGCTGCCAATGCCTACCAAGATGAACCTGGAAACTTTCCATTTTTGGCACAGCTAGCCACTGGGAAAAAAATTTGGATCGATGAATACTTGCATGGCTATCGAGATGAAACGGTCAAAGAAGAAAGCACACAAACTTGGGCAGATTACTTGATCCGAACCCCGTTAGCTGTTGTGTTGCTGCAATCGATCGTACTTTTAATCATTCTCATCTGGGCAAAGAATCGGCGATTTGGACAACCAAAACCGCTCCTGACTCCGAAGGTGAATGATAGTGAAGCGTATACGCAAGCCTTGGCGGGAGTGTTGTACAAAGCGGGGCGGAGTGAATTTGTCGTGGATGCGATCGGGCGGGAGGAACAATTGCAGATTCAGCGATCGTTAGGAATTGGGGGAGCGTTGCTCGATCGAGAATCGTTAATCAATGCATGGGTGCAACAAACCGGAAGACCTGCCGCAGAACTGGCGCAACTTTTCCCAGAGAAACAGCGATTAAGTGAGCAGGAATTAATTAAATGGCTGGCTCAAGTGAGAGAGATTAAGCAACATCTTCCGACTTGA
- a CDS encoding hypothetical protein (hypothetical protein LYNGBM3L_71170;~similar to AA sequence:cyanobase_aa:LBDG_26350) has translation MAAEQFQKSDFNWQLQQFFRQVGEWIELNFPQVQPPNAPDVPNWWFPSWWLEAGFWTVIGLFVLWLGFQIYLAVRSYLTRNQAQMAKFLDRRSNAEKELSIAQWVRSAQEFQQQGNYREASRALYMAMLQRLNETKLIPGDQSRTDREYSRLVQLLPQSDSYQMLLETHELLYFSNAPISAEMFDRVQKAYGNIERSTLDMAKMA, from the coding sequence ATGGCGGCTGAGCAATTTCAGAAGAGCGATTTTAACTGGCAACTCCAACAATTTTTCCGGCAGGTGGGCGAGTGGATTGAGTTGAACTTTCCACAGGTTCAGCCGCCGAATGCTCCTGATGTCCCGAATTGGTGGTTTCCGTCTTGGTGGCTGGAAGCAGGCTTTTGGACAGTCATCGGGCTATTTGTGCTGTGGTTAGGATTTCAAATTTATCTGGCGGTACGCTCGTATCTGACGCGAAATCAGGCGCAGATGGCGAAATTTCTCGATCGACGTTCCAATGCCGAAAAAGAACTGTCGATCGCACAGTGGGTCAGATCCGCTCAGGAATTTCAACAGCAGGGAAATTACCGAGAAGCCTCCAGAGCGCTCTACATGGCGATGCTGCAACGGTTAAATGAAACGAAATTGATTCCGGGCGATCAAAGCCGTACCGATCGAGAATATTCGCGACTCGTTCAATTGCTACCCCAATCCGATTCGTATCAAATGTTACTTGAAACTCACGAACTGCTTTATTTCAGCAATGCACCGATTTCGGCTGAAATGTTCGATCGAGTTCAGAAAGCGTATGGCAACATTGAACGATCGACTCTCGATATGGCGAAAATGGCGTGA
- a CDS encoding ATP-dependent Clp protease adaptor protein ClpS (similar to AA sequence:cyanobase_aa:LBDG_57880), with protein sequence MTSVFVNSTSMMAGSVTTPEKTSQTTRQTYPNYKVIVLDDDFNTFEHVAKCLMKYIPQMTSDRAWKLTNQVHFEGQAIVWTGPLEQAELYHQQLSIEGLTMAPLEKS encoded by the coding sequence ATGACTAGCGTTTTTGTTAATTCCACTTCGATGATGGCGGGGAGCGTAACGACTCCTGAAAAAACCAGTCAAACGACTCGCCAAACGTATCCAAACTATAAAGTGATCGTGCTCGATGACGATTTCAACACATTCGAGCACGTTGCCAAGTGCTTGATGAAGTACATCCCCCAAATGACCAGCGATCGCGCTTGGAAGCTGACGAATCAAGTGCATTTTGAAGGGCAAGCGATCGTCTGGACAGGTCCGCTCGAACAGGCAGAACTCTACCATCAACAATTGAGTATCGAGGGCTTAACGATGGCTCCCTTGGAGAAGTCATGA
- a CDS encoding two component transcriptional regulator (similar to AA sequence:cyanobase_aa:LBDG_26370) translates to MAPAKILVVDDDPAIRNLVHRFLTKQSYQMESAEDGKSAMQVFEQFNPDLVILDVNLPDANGYSLCQEMQSRTNVFVLMLTSRTDEADKVRGFAQGADDYITKPFSLVELGGRVGAILKRQRIVTTAEQQCLAFGGLMIDPVRREVKLNDEIVPLTALEFDLLHFLAAHPGRVWRRAELIQEVWDYEYVGDQRVVDVHIGQIRKKIEIDTSQPALIQTVRGVGYKFESPAVVS, encoded by the coding sequence ATGGCTCCAGCCAAGATACTCGTCGTGGATGATGATCCAGCAATTCGGAATCTCGTTCATCGCTTCCTTACCAAGCAAAGTTATCAGATGGAATCGGCGGAAGATGGCAAATCCGCGATGCAGGTGTTTGAACAGTTCAATCCGGATCTGGTGATTTTAGATGTGAACTTGCCGGATGCGAATGGCTATTCTCTGTGTCAAGAGATGCAGAGCCGCACAAATGTGTTTGTTTTGATGTTGACGAGTCGCACTGATGAGGCGGACAAGGTTCGCGGATTCGCTCAAGGTGCGGATGACTATATTACGAAGCCGTTTAGCTTGGTGGAACTGGGCGGACGAGTGGGCGCGATTTTGAAACGTCAACGAATTGTGACAACGGCAGAGCAGCAATGTCTCGCGTTTGGTGGATTGATGATTGATCCAGTTCGACGCGAAGTCAAGCTGAATGACGAAATTGTGCCATTGACAGCACTGGAGTTCGATTTACTGCACTTTTTAGCGGCGCATCCGGGTCGAGTTTGGCGGCGGGCTGAACTGATTCAGGAAGTTTGGGATTACGAATACGTAGGTGATCAGCGAGTTGTGGATGTTCACATCGGGCAGATTCGCAAGAAGATCGAGATTGATACCAGTCAGCCTGCGTTGATTCAAACGGTTCGAGGGGTAGGCTACAAGTTTGAATCTCCTGCCGTAGTAAGTTGA
- a CDS encoding 23S rRNA m(2)A-2503 methyltransferase (similar to AA sequence:cyanobase_aa:LBDG_57900), with protein MKALVGASLPELTEWVKEQQQPAYRGQQLHQWIYQRGARSLSEISVFPKQWRSEMSDCAIGRSEIHHEAKSIDGTVKFLLRLNDGQIVETVGIPTDKRLTVCVSSQVGCPMACDFCATGKGGFKRNLERHEIVDQVLTVQEVFQQRVSNIVFMGMGEPLLNVDNVLEAVRSMNEDIGIGRRYITISTVGIPGRIRKLAEHHLQATLAVSLHASNQDVRERLIPSARQYPLEALLDECREYVKLTGRRVTFEYILLAGVNDCPEHAIELADHLRGFQSHVNLIPYNPISEVDYQRPDQRRINQFVKALSDRNIAVSVRRTRGLEADAACGQLRASFANGSKN; from the coding sequence ATGAAAGCCTTAGTTGGGGCATCCCTTCCAGAATTAACCGAGTGGGTCAAAGAGCAGCAACAGCCTGCTTATCGTGGACAACAGTTACACCAGTGGATTTACCAGCGGGGTGCTCGATCGCTCTCCGAGATTTCGGTCTTTCCGAAACAATGGCGCTCTGAGATGTCGGATTGTGCGATCGGTCGATCGGAAATCCATCATGAGGCGAAATCGATCGATGGAACGGTCAAGTTTCTTCTGCGTCTGAATGACGGTCAAATTGTTGAAACGGTTGGAATTCCGACTGATAAGCGCCTCACCGTTTGTGTTTCCTCCCAAGTCGGTTGTCCAATGGCGTGTGACTTTTGCGCGACTGGAAAAGGGGGCTTCAAGCGCAATCTCGAACGGCATGAAATCGTGGATCAGGTTCTAACCGTTCAGGAAGTCTTTCAACAGCGCGTCAGTAATATTGTCTTCATGGGCATGGGTGAGCCGCTTCTAAATGTAGACAATGTTTTAGAAGCCGTTCGATCGATGAATGAAGATATCGGAATTGGTCGCCGCTACATCACGATTTCTACGGTGGGAATTCCCGGTAGAATTCGTAAGCTTGCGGAGCATCATCTACAGGCAACTCTCGCGGTAAGTTTACATGCCTCGAATCAAGACGTGAGAGAGCGGTTAATTCCAAGTGCACGACAGTATCCGTTAGAAGCGCTTTTAGATGAATGTCGCGAGTATGTGAAGCTGACTGGGCGACGAGTGACCTTTGAATATATTTTGCTGGCGGGTGTGAATGATTGCCCGGAACACGCGATCGAGCTTGCGGATCATCTGCGTGGATTTCAGAGCCATGTAAATCTAATTCCGTACAATCCGATCAGCGAAGTGGATTATCAGCGACCGGACCAGCGGCGGATTAATCAATTTGTCAAGGCATTGAGCGATCGTAATATTGCGGTGAGTGTCCGAAGAACTCGCGGATTAGAAGCGGATGCGGCTTGTGGACAGTTGAGAGCTTCATTTGCAAACGGTTCAAAAAATTAG
- a CDS encoding prolipoprotein diacylglyceryl transferase (similar to AA sequence:cyanobase_aa:LBDG_42860), whose amino-acid sequence MLADAVLAFQFTSPGRGIELGPLSIRWYGVLIASAVLIGVNLSQYLASRRQVNPELISDLAIWLVLAAIPSARLYYVLFQWRDYAANPGSIIAIWQGGIAIHGAILGGAIAALIFARLKRISFWQLADLVAPSLILGQAIGRWGNFFNSEAFGSPTDLPWKLFIPPNIRPVGLENVAYYHPTFLYESLWNLGVFALLMFLFFKRPRLKVGTLFLTYMVAYSAGRFWIEGLRTDSLMLGFLRMAQVVSLVGILLGAIGLIWLYVVRRSLPDVVPDPNPDSQPSR is encoded by the coding sequence ATGCTGGCTGATGCTGTATTGGCGTTCCAATTTACCTCTCCCGGACGTGGAATTGAACTCGGTCCGTTGTCGATTCGATGGTACGGTGTTCTGATTGCTTCGGCAGTTCTAATTGGGGTGAATTTGTCTCAATATTTGGCATCCCGACGGCAAGTGAATCCAGAGTTGATTAGCGATTTGGCGATTTGGCTCGTTCTTGCAGCGATTCCGAGTGCACGATTGTATTACGTCCTTTTTCAGTGGCGCGATTATGCTGCAAATCCTGGCTCGATTATTGCAATCTGGCAGGGAGGAATTGCAATTCACGGCGCGATTCTTGGAGGTGCGATCGCGGCTCTAATTTTCGCCCGATTAAAACGAATCTCGTTCTGGCAGTTAGCCGATCTGGTTGCACCGTCGCTGATTTTGGGACAAGCGATCGGGCGTTGGGGAAATTTCTTCAATTCCGAAGCGTTCGGTAGTCCGACTGATTTACCGTGGAAACTGTTTATTCCACCGAATATCCGTCCGGTCGGTTTAGAAAATGTGGCTTACTATCACCCAACCTTTCTGTATGAATCGCTTTGGAATTTGGGTGTGTTTGCATTGTTGATGTTTCTATTTTTCAAACGTCCTCGCTTAAAAGTTGGAACGCTGTTTTTAACTTACATGGTGGCGTATAGTGCAGGACGGTTTTGGATTGAGGGATTGCGAACCGATAGCTTGATGCTGGGCTTTTTGAGAATGGCTCAGGTGGTGAGTTTAGTCGGAATTTTACTGGGCGCGATCGGGTTAATTTGGCTGTATGTTGTTCGTCGATCGCTTCCCGATGTTGTGCCTGATCCAAATCCAGATTCGCAGCCTTCTCGATAA
- a CDS encoding hypothetical protein (similar to AA sequence:cyanobase_aa:LBDG_57870), with protein sequence MKNEQGRLVITHSTYIPGLIPILEKLVQIEGIQTVTPAVIGSVRSHSPQFKLKISVPIRGGFKAIARQGKSVQEVFILTTLEQDQLESAIAQCLK encoded by the coding sequence ATGAAAAACGAACAAGGGCGGCTCGTGATCACGCACTCAACGTACATTCCGGGGTTGATTCCAATTCTTGAGAAGCTCGTTCAAATCGAGGGAATTCAGACTGTGACTCCGGCAGTAATCGGATCAGTCCGCTCTCATTCGCCTCAATTCAAATTGAAAATTTCTGTGCCGATTCGGGGCGGGTTTAAAGCGATCGCACGTCAAGGTAAATCGGTTCAAGAGGTCTTCATTCTCACGACGCTTGAACAAGATCAGCTTGAATCTGCGATCGCTCAATGTCTGAAGTAA